Within the Aeromicrobium sp. Root236 genome, the region TGCTGCTGCACCTGCTCACCCCGGCGCGCCGACCGGCTGCCGTCACGGCCGACCTCGAGTCGTTCTGGTCCGGGCCGTACCAACAGGTGCGCGCCGAGCTGCGCGGCCGCTACCCCAAGCACGCGTGGCCCGACGACCCGTGGTCGGCAGACCCTAGCGCGTCGGGTCGGCGCCGACCTTGACGAGCAGCTTGCCGAAGTTCTTGCCCTTGAGCAGGCCGATGAGCGCCTCCGGTGCGTTCTCGAGCCCCTCGACGACGTCCTCGCGATGGCGCAGCGAGCCGTCGCGCAGCCAGCCCGCGGCGTCAGCCTGGAACGCCGCCTGGTGGGTCTTGACGAACCCGGTCTGGATGAAGCCACGCACCGTGAGGCCCTTCGTCAGGATCGCGGTCATGAGTCGCACCGACCGGTCCGGTCCGGCCGGCGGCTCGGTCTCGTTGTAGTGCGCGACGAGCCCGCAGACCGGCACCCGGGCGTACGTGTTGAGGCGTGGCAGGACCGCGTCCCACACGTGCCCGCCGACGTTCTCGAAGTACACGTCGATGCCGTCGGGCACAGCCGCCTTGAGGTCAGCCGCGAAGGTCGGCGACCGGTGGTCGAGCGCCACGTCGAAGCCGAGCTCCTCGAGCCAGGCCACCTTGGCGGCACCACCGGCGATGCCGACGGCGCGAGCACCCTTGATGCGCGCGATCTGACCGACCGCCGAACCGACCGGACCGGCAGCGGCGGCCACCACGACGGTCTCGCCCGGCTGAGGCCGACCGATCTCGAGCAGCCCCGCGTACGCCGTGAAGCCCGGCATCCCGAGGACGCCCAGCGCGGTCGAGACCGGCGCCTGCTCCGGATCAAGCTTGCGGACGTGCCTGGCCGAGGCGACGCCGTACGACTGCCAGCCTCCGTAGGCCAGCACGACGTCGCCGGGCCGCAGCGAGTCGTCGTTCGACTCGACGACCTCGGCGACGATGCCGCCCTGCATCGGCTCGCCGACCTCGAACGGCGCGGCGTACGACTTGGCGTCGCTCATGCGCCCGCGCATGTAGGGGTCGAGCGACAGGTAGATCGTGCGGAGCAGGACCTCGCCCTCATCGGGCGTGGGGATCTCGACGGACTCGATCGTGAAGTTGTCGGAGGTCGGCTCGCCGTGGGGGCGGGAGGCCAGCAGGACGCGGGTGTTCTGCGCAGTGTCAGTCATCACGGTCGACCGTACCGGCGGCTCCCAGCGGGCCTGACAGGATGGGGGCATGACCAACGGCACGACCTTCTGGCGCTCGATCGAGGCGGTCCACGACGTCGTCTACTTCACCCCGGACACCAAGCAGCGCTACGAGGCGCTCGGCCTCAAGGGCTACTGGATGGGCTACATGGCCTCGCGCTCGGCGGCCGTCGGCACCCCGGCGCCCGAGCTCGTGGTCGCGCTGTTCCAGGGGTTCGCGCCGCGCATGGTCCACCGCGCCCTGCCCGATGCCTGGTCGATGGCGTCGCGCGACGAGGTCCTGGCGACGAGGTACGACCTGGCGCGTGACGCACTCGCTCCGGCGACCGAGGGTGCCGACGTCGCGAGGCTCGCCAAGGAGCTGACGGCGATCACGCACGGCATCGACTTCGCCGGCAAGCCGCTCGCCGCCGCTCACCACTCCCTGCCGGAGCCCGATGACGACATCGGCCGCATCTGGCACGCCGCGACCGTGCTGCGCGAGTATCGCGGCGACTGCCACATCGCGGTGCTGACCTCGGCCGGCCTCGACGGCGCGGCCGCCAACGCCCTCGCCGTCGCCGCAGGTCTCGCCGGCGACCAGCAGCGCAGCATGCGGGGATGGACCGAGGACGAGTGGGCGGCGGCGATCAGCCGGCTGGCGACACGCGGCTGGGTCGACGGCGGCGGCACGATCACCGACACCGGCCGCTCGGCCCGGCAGCAGATCGAGGACACGACGGATCGCGTGTGTG harbors:
- a CDS encoding NADP-dependent oxidoreductase, coding for MTDTAQNTRVLLASRPHGEPTSDNFTIESVEIPTPDEGEVLLRTIYLSLDPYMRGRMSDAKSYAAPFEVGEPMQGGIVAEVVESNDDSLRPGDVVLAYGGWQSYGVASARHVRKLDPEQAPVSTALGVLGMPGFTAYAGLLEIGRPQPGETVVVAAAAGPVGSAVGQIARIKGARAVGIAGGAAKVAWLEELGFDVALDHRSPTFAADLKAAVPDGIDVYFENVGGHVWDAVLPRLNTYARVPVCGLVAHYNETEPPAGPDRSVRLMTAILTKGLTVRGFIQTGFVKTHQAAFQADAAGWLRDGSLRHREDVVEGLENAPEALIGLLKGKNFGKLLVKVGADPTR